The bacterium genome contains a region encoding:
- a CDS encoding class I SAM-dependent methyltransferase — protein sequence MKSIDKDVLAKYNAGIEKGRLHTNLGLIEFERTKEILKQTLPLPSAVIYDIGGGYGEYSFWLASLGYEAYLYDISEKNIEMSKELSKEYSANLKTMEVADARSINRPDESADAVLFFGPLYHIVDYGERQLALNECRRLLKPGGLLYTAAISRYATTLWAVTTYGTKHHLLDEHGFFNMIEHEIKTGQHIKNPSSSYNGMGRSYFHLPDELKMEIEAAGFIGTDVRGIIGPAWLVPDLDEVWKDETKRESVMRVVRMCEKDESIMGLSTHLLAISRKEA from the coding sequence ATGAAGAGCATTGACAAAGACGTACTGGCTAAATATAACGCTGGAATCGAAAAAGGCCGGTTACACACCAACTTGGGGTTGATCGAATTTGAGCGCACAAAAGAAATCCTAAAACAGACGCTGCCACTGCCTTCTGCCGTAATATACGACATCGGCGGCGGGTACGGTGAGTATTCTTTCTGGCTGGCGTCATTGGGGTACGAAGCTTACTTGTACGACATATCAGAAAAGAATATAGAAATGTCAAAGGAATTATCAAAAGAATATTCGGCGAATCTGAAAACGATGGAGGTTGCCGATGCGCGGAGTATCAACCGTCCTGACGAAAGCGCCGATGCGGTTTTGTTTTTCGGTCCATTATACCATATCGTCGATTACGGCGAGAGGCAACTCGCGCTCAACGAGTGCCGCCGTCTATTGAAACCGGGTGGGTTGTTGTATACGGCGGCGATTAGCCGTTATGCAACCACACTTTGGGCGGTAACGACGTATGGCACAAAACACCATCTTCTTGATGAACATGGATTTTTTAACATGATAGAACACGAAATTAAAACAGGACAGCATATCAAAAATCCGTCATCAAGCTATAATGGTATGGGTAGATCATATTTTCATCTGCCTGATGAGCTGAAAATGGAGATCGAGGCGGCAGGATTTATCGGAACGGATGTACGCGGCATAATCGGCCCGGCATGGCTTGTGCCTGATTTGGACGAAGTATGGAAAGACGAAACAAAACGGGAAAGCGTTATGCGTGTTGTGCGAATGTGCGAAAAAGACGAAAGCATTATGGGATTGTCAACGCATTTACTGGCTATTTCAAGAAAAGAAGCATAA
- a CDS encoding integrase core domain-containing protein, giving the protein MSDITYIWTSEGWLYLAVVLDALNLAVKRRSPGAGLIHHSDGACQYASWDYKKALEGYEMLHSMSRKGDFWDNVVAESCFGTVHKRLYRTRDEARMDIFEYIEKFYNRIRLHSALGYKSPVDFEAAAQAKAA; this is encoded by the coding sequence GTGAGTGATATCACCTACATCTGGACAAGTGAGGGCTGGCTGTATCTGGCTGTGGTGCTGGATGCGCTGAATCTGGCTGTGAAGCGGCGATCTCCGGGCGCAGGCCTGATTCATCACTCGGATGGGGCCTGCCAGTATGCGTCTTGGGACTATAAGAAAGCCCTTGAGGGTTATGAAATGCTTCACTCGATGAGCCGCAAGGGTGACTTCTGGGACAATGTTGTTGCCGAGAGCTGCTTCGGCACTGTGCATAAACGGCTATATCGGACTCGCGACGAGGCAAGAATGGATATTTTTGAGTATATCGAGAAGTTCTATAACAGGATCAGGCTGCACTCGGCATTGGGTTACAAATCTCCGGTAGACTTCGAGGCCGCAGCACAAGCAAAAGCTGCCTAA
- a CDS encoding IS3 family transposase, producing the protein MHQLIADGGTCSRWRVARLMKKHGIRPKTKRKFKVTTQSAGGG; encoded by the coding sequence GTGCATCAGCTGATAGCTGACGGCGGGACTTGTTCCAGATGGCGTGTTGCCAGACTGATGAAGAAACACGGGATTCGTCCTAAGACGAAGCGCAAGTTCAAGGTGACGACACAATCTGCCGGTGGCGGATAA
- a CDS encoding transposase has product MKRRKYTNEFKLAAVKMAERGDVSVAQLSRDLGICETVLYK; this is encoded by the coding sequence ATGAAACGACGAAAATACACAAACGAGTTCAAACTGGCAGCAGTGAAGATGGCCGAGCGAGGCGACGTTTCAGTAGCGCAGTTATCGCGAGACCTCGGGATTTGCGAGACGGTGTTATACAAGTGA
- the dxs gene encoding 1-deoxy-D-xylulose-5-phosphate synthase, protein MDKNYSVLNKINTPADLKGLNDIQRKQLADEIRATVIDTVSKTGGHLASNLGVVELTIALHSVFNSPADKMIWDVSHQSYAHKLLTGRREAFSTLRQGGGLSGFTKREESEYDPMGAGHASTSISAALGLAKARDLRGSSEHVIAITGDGALTGGLALEGMNNAEQLKTDVIVVLNDNKMSISENVGAMALHLSKLRMAELYKRVETRAKEVVGKMPAGKTLTRTAEGLSHGVTRLLGSKTGVLFEEMGFTYLGPIDGHNTEVLMDVFENAKRLKGPLLIHVVTQKGKGYEFAENNARVFHGISGFDVADGNIERAAGNISYTKVFSETLVEMAGRDDKIVAITAAMPDGTGLAKFAEAYPDRFFDVGIAEEHAVTFAAGLAAGGLHPVVAFYSTFLQRAYDQVIHDVCLQNLPVTFAIDRAGLVGEDGPTHHGVFDLSYMRHIPHMVVAAPKDTMELRDLMATAITHDGPMAVRYPRGGGPSVYEPGEPQILSIGKGEKLTDGDDLAIIAVGSTVYPSLEAAGILDKQGLSVEVINARFVKPLDEQLILSVFERGLPVLVIEDNTIVGGFGSAILELASSKGYPLNTVRRIGVPDAFIEHDSPEVLHEMLGLAADKIAETARRLLKVKSLV, encoded by the coding sequence ATGGATAAGAATTACTCGGTCCTTAACAAAATAAACACCCCGGCTGATCTTAAGGGGCTTAACGACATACAGCGAAAGCAGCTTGCCGATGAGATCAGGGCGACCGTAATCGATACGGTTTCCAAGACCGGTGGTCACCTTGCCTCCAACCTGGGTGTGGTCGAGCTGACTATTGCTCTGCACAGTGTGTTCAACTCACCCGCCGACAAGATGATCTGGGATGTCAGCCATCAGAGCTATGCACACAAACTGCTCACAGGCAGGCGTGAGGCTTTCTCGACCCTGCGCCAGGGTGGAGGACTCTCGGGCTTCACCAAGCGCGAAGAGAGTGAGTATGACCCTATGGGCGCGGGTCATGCCAGCACCTCTATCTCGGCTGCTCTGGGTCTGGCCAAGGCGCGTGATCTGCGCGGAAGCAGTGAGCATGTGATCGCAATTACAGGTGATGGTGCATTGACCGGCGGCCTTGCTCTGGAGGGTATGAACAACGCCGAGCAGCTCAAGACGGACGTGATAGTCGTACTAAACGACAATAAGATGTCTATCTCCGAAAACGTCGGCGCTATGGCGCTACACCTGAGCAAACTGCGGATGGCCGAGCTATATAAGAGGGTCGAGACACGCGCCAAGGAAGTTGTCGGCAAGATGCCCGCCGGCAAGACTCTTACACGCACCGCCGAGGGCTTGAGCCACGGCGTGACACGTCTCCTCGGTTCCAAAACAGGAGTCCTTTTTGAAGAGATGGGCTTTACATACCTCGGCCCGATTGACGGTCACAATACCGAGGTTTTGATGGACGTCTTTGAGAATGCCAAACGTCTCAAGGGTCCGCTGCTGATCCATGTGGTGACCCAAAAGGGCAAGGGCTATGAGTTTGCCGAAAACAACGCCCGCGTATTCCATGGCATCTCAGGTTTTGACGTGGCCGACGGCAACATAGAGCGCGCCGCAGGCAACATCAGCTATACAAAGGTTTTTTCTGAGACTCTGGTCGAGATGGCTGGTCGAGACGATAAGATAGTCGCGATCACAGCTGCCATGCCCGACGGCACCGGCCTTGCCAAATTTGCTGAAGCATACCCGGACAGGTTTTTCGATGTCGGCATCGCGGAGGAGCATGCGGTCACCTTTGCGGCAGGCCTTGCCGCAGGCGGGCTGCACCCGGTGGTAGCTTTCTACTCAACATTCCTGCAGAGGGCGTACGACCAGGTCATACACGATGTCTGCCTGCAGAACCTGCCCGTCACATTTGCGATTGACCGGGCTGGCTTGGTGGGTGAAGATGGTCCGACCCATCATGGCGTCTTCGACCTCTCTTACATGAGGCATATCCCGCACATGGTAGTGGCAGCTCCCAAGGACACGATGGAGCTTCGCGATCTCATGGCCACGGCTATCACTCATGACGGTCCGATGGCTGTGCGATACCCGCGCGGCGGTGGACCAAGCGTTTATGAACCGGGCGAGCCTCAGATTCTCTCGATAGGCAAGGGTGAGAAGCTCACTGACGGTGACGACCTCGCGATAATAGCTGTTGGCTCGACAGTCTATCCGTCACTCGAAGCAGCCGGGATTCTGGATAAGCAGGGCTTGAGCGTTGAGGTTATCAACGCGCGGTTTGTCAAACCCCTCGATGAGCAGTTGATCCTGAGCGTATTCGAGCGCGGGCTGCCTGTGCTGGTGATAGAAGATAACACCATAGTCGGCGGTTTCGGTTCAGCCATACTCGAACTGGCCTCATCCAAAGGCTATCCGCTCAACACCGTCCGCAGGATCGGCGTACCGGATGCCTTTATCGAGCACGACAGCCCGGAAGTCCTGCATGAAATGCTTGGTCTGGCTGCAGACAAGATTGCGGAGACAGCCAGAAGGCTGCTCAAAGTCAAGAGCCTCGTATAG
- a CDS encoding NTP transferase domain-containing protein, whose translation MSKIDAIILAGAPAGEDLNPTDPSKSRAMVDICGKSMLGWIVDALKASPSIGKIAAVGDVVADGLDMVIKPGDSLVSNIKLGIDALKSEGSVLIVSSDIPLITPEGIEDFLERAVRLNVDFAFPVLPKAHCIKRYPELRRTYLKTGDGVFTGGNLMLASRHFFEHSWDAIAGAYAARKHVIDLARMIGLGVLLRVIIAQMIPQVLRISMLEKAVSRMLDAKVAAVVSAYPEIGEDVDKPSDLEVVRRILGS comes from the coding sequence ATGAGTAAAATAGACGCGATAATACTGGCTGGAGCGCCTGCGGGCGAAGATTTGAACCCGACCGATCCTTCCAAGAGCCGTGCCATGGTCGATATTTGCGGCAAGAGCATGCTCGGCTGGATTGTCGATGCACTCAAGGCTTCGCCGTCAATCGGCAAAATAGCGGCTGTTGGCGATGTTGTCGCAGACGGTCTGGATATGGTTATCAAGCCCGGCGACAGTCTGGTGAGCAACATCAAGCTGGGTATAGATGCGCTCAAGTCCGAGGGCAGTGTGCTTATTGTGAGTTCGGATATCCCGCTCATCACTCCAGAGGGTATCGAAGACTTTCTGGAACGCGCTGTGAGGCTGAATGTGGATTTTGCGTTTCCGGTCTTGCCCAAGGCGCACTGCATCAAGCGATACCCCGAGCTTCGCCGAACATATCTAAAGACCGGTGATGGAGTGTTTACCGGCGGCAACCTTATGCTTGCAAGCCGACACTTTTTTGAGCACAGTTGGGATGCCATCGCCGGGGCATATGCCGCAAGGAAGCACGTTATCGACCTTGCCAGGATGATTGGGCTGGGAGTGCTGCTGAGGGTCATCATTGCCCAGATGATCCCGCAGGTATTGAGAATATCTATGCTTGAGAAGGCAGTCTCTCGAATGCTCGATGCGAAGGTAGCCGCTGTTGTCAGCGCATATCCCGAGATCGGCGAGGATGTGGATAAGCCCTCCGATCTGGAAGTAGTGAGAAGAATTTTAGGTAGTTGA
- the ispE gene encoding 4-(cytidine 5'-diphospho)-2-C-methyl-D-erythritol kinase, translated as MDKVELVSYAKVNLTLEVSGKRADGYHEIDSIVQTIDITDDLIMTKAEPGVISVTCDTAGVPEGSGNIIYAACKEFFTRSGLHAGVECLLRKRIPMQAGLGGGSGNAAAAVAGLNRLYECGLEAKELAEIAAAAGSDAPLFIYGGTIRMRGRGEIIDPLPDAPQMHIVVVKPGVGVSTAWAYAELDKSNISRCESASQRAERAIRESDRDGLIAGMCNDFDPVVTAEFDEVRLAKSRLIETGAQRAMLSGSGSAVFGVFDTYDAARQAAMDLMGEFAQVFLTRTVGRDKSSLIW; from the coding sequence ATGGACAAAGTCGAGCTTGTCTCTTACGCCAAAGTGAACCTCACTCTGGAGGTGTCGGGCAAACGTGCTGACGGCTATCATGAGATCGACAGCATCGTCCAGACTATAGACATCACGGACGACCTTATAATGACCAAGGCCGAGCCGGGCGTGATAAGTGTTACCTGTGATACGGCTGGTGTGCCTGAGGGAAGCGGCAACATCATATATGCAGCCTGCAAAGAATTTTTTACTCGATCAGGACTGCATGCGGGAGTCGAATGCCTGCTGCGGAAGCGTATACCCATGCAGGCGGGTCTCGGCGGCGGGAGCGGAAATGCTGCTGCGGCAGTAGCAGGGCTCAATCGGCTGTATGAATGTGGTCTTGAGGCGAAGGAGCTTGCGGAGATAGCTGCTGCTGCGGGCTCGGATGCGCCGTTGTTTATATACGGCGGCACGATCCGCATGCGAGGCAGGGGTGAGATAATCGATCCGCTGCCGGATGCTCCGCAGATGCATATAGTAGTGGTCAAGCCCGGAGTTGGCGTTTCGACTGCCTGGGCATATGCTGAACTGGACAAGTCGAATATCAGCAGATGCGAGTCGGCAAGTCAAAGGGCTGAGAGAGCGATTCGTGAATCCGATCGTGACGGCCTTATCGCAGGTATGTGCAATGACTTCGATCCAGTGGTCACTGCCGAATTTGACGAGGTGAGGCTGGCAAAGTCCAGGTTGATTGAGACGGGTGCTCAGAGGGCAATGCTCTCCGGGTCGGGATCGGCAGTTTTCGGAGTGTTCGACACCTACGATGCTGCACGGCAGGCAGCGATGGACCTTATGGGCGAGTTTGCGCAGGTGTTTTTGACGCGCACGGTTGGCAGGGACAAGTCATCTCTGATCTGGTAG
- a CDS encoding SdpI family protein: MKLAIAALLWLGPALVLVFMSIPLILGKIPPNKMYGLRVKKTLESPDIWYPANQYAGWAMLWAGVTTLIMTTLLAFIPQVSIAVYGIVCLVVFVAAVVISVVLSFINLSRL, translated from the coding sequence ATGAAATTGGCTATTGCGGCGCTGCTATGGCTGGGGCCTGCACTGGTGTTGGTTTTTATGTCTATTCCGCTGATCTTAGGTAAGATACCGCCTAATAAGATGTATGGTCTCCGAGTAAAAAAGACACTTGAGAGCCCGGATATTTGGTATCCGGCAAACCAGTATGCCGGATGGGCGATGTTATGGGCTGGTGTGACAACGTTGATTATGACGACATTGCTGGCTTTCATACCGCAGGTGAGCATCGCGGTATACGGTATTGTATGTCTGGTTGTATTTGTGGCGGCTGTTGTTATTTCGGTAGTGCTCAGCTTTATAAACTTGAGCAGGTTGTAG
- a CDS encoding B12-binding domain-containing radical SAM protein, whose protein sequence is MRVLLLHPPTAGKVGNYRTESLGIGYIASVLRADGHEVEVFDAHMRCLKTGAVINELLSREYDCLGITAMHQHKDSVMETVRAIRKARPSLPIILGGYLPTLATELFLKACPEISFMVRGEGENVTRDVFGRIDRGEDWHDAPGVAFLDGERVVVNQPPPLIKDLDSLPFPARDALKQKHRSVMTQALIAGSRGCYNNCSFCSINSFYAVSGGHGPRFRSPANFVDEIESVIEETGHRDFEFIDDDFIGPGEKSQARVVKIAQEIIDRGLKIKFNTEARADEMNEETLKILKRAGLLCLFLGIESGVQRQLDTYGKRISVEQNRRAIEICHNAGVRVEPGFIMFDPYATIDEIQENMRFIKETGLYHGPVPMSKVLLYHGVPLVDKIREDGLLVEDGLNLDYRFKDPQTELAWKVARIASIFNKFIHNLRLRLGGKNPRDKVSVD, encoded by the coding sequence ATGAGAGTTCTACTTTTGCATCCGCCAACGGCGGGCAAGGTGGGCAATTACAGGACCGAGAGCCTTGGCATAGGATATATAGCATCTGTGTTAAGGGCAGATGGCCACGAAGTTGAAGTATTCGACGCTCATATGAGGTGCCTGAAGACGGGCGCAGTTATCAACGAGCTGCTTTCCAGAGAATATGATTGCCTTGGAATCACTGCCATGCACCAGCACAAGGACTCCGTTATGGAGACTGTGCGTGCCATCCGCAAAGCCAGACCAAGCCTGCCGATTATTTTAGGCGGCTATCTGCCGACACTTGCCACCGAGCTTTTTCTGAAGGCATGTCCTGAGATCAGCTTTATGGTGCGAGGTGAGGGCGAGAACGTTACCCGCGATGTTTTCGGCAGGATAGACAGGGGCGAGGACTGGCACGATGCGCCGGGCGTAGCGTTTCTTGATGGCGAGCGTGTTGTAGTCAATCAGCCTCCACCTCTGATAAAAGACCTGGACAGCCTGCCATTTCCAGCGCGCGATGCCCTTAAGCAGAAGCACCGTTCCGTGATGACCCAGGCTCTGATTGCGGGCAGCAGAGGGTGCTATAACAACTGTTCTTTTTGTTCTATCAATTCGTTTTATGCAGTTTCGGGCGGGCATGGTCCACGGTTTCGCAGCCCGGCCAATTTCGTCGATGAGATCGAGAGTGTGATCGAGGAGACAGGTCACCGTGACTTTGAGTTCATTGATGATGATTTTATAGGACCGGGAGAAAAAAGCCAGGCTCGTGTGGTTAAGATAGCCCAGGAGATAATAGACCGCGGCCTCAAGATCAAGTTCAACACAGAGGCTCGCGCCGATGAGATGAACGAGGAGACTCTAAAAATACTCAAGCGGGCTGGTCTGCTGTGTCTGTTTTTGGGGATCGAGTCCGGGGTGCAGCGCCAACTGGACACATATGGCAAACGCATCAGCGTCGAGCAGAACAGGCGAGCAATCGAGATATGCCATAATGCAGGCGTGCGAGTGGAACCGGGTTTCATCATGTTCGATCCATATGCCACCATCGACGAGATCCAGGAGAATATGAGGTTTATAAAAGAGACCGGGCTTTATCATGGTCCGGTGCCCATGTCGAAAGTCCTTCTCTATCATGGTGTGCCTCTGGTGGATAAGATTCGTGAAGACGGGCTGTTGGTTGAAGACGGATTGAACCTGGACTATCGTTTCAAAGACCCACAGACCGAACTCGCATGGAAAGTGGCCAGAATAGCAAGTATATTCAATAAGTTCATACACAATCTCCGGCTCCGCCTGGGCGGCAAGAACCCGCGTGATAAAGTTTCTGTTGATTGA
- a CDS encoding HD-GYP domain-containing protein, which produces MSNISLTPGVLIFVFMSLSISVLSLYVSRIFLPRKMKSAYLKSITVLAAAVETRDSGTVGHAQRVAQLTVAIARRLGMRGRILERIEYAALLMDIGKANVPQAILNKKDPLTAEEWDMVKSHPAMGAEMVAAVPFLTDLERYILHHHEYWDGSGYPEGLRGEDIPLPSRILAVASDYDAMISERPYHPVPMTREEALAEIKRHSGTKYAPDVAEAFVQMQSERESSMKLPASSL; this is translated from the coding sequence ATGTCTAATATAAGTTTGACCCCCGGTGTATTGATATTTGTATTCATGTCGCTGAGCATATCGGTGCTGAGCCTGTATGTATCGCGTATTTTCCTGCCCAGGAAAATGAAGAGCGCTTATTTGAAATCGATCACGGTCCTTGCGGCTGCGGTTGAGACGCGGGATTCAGGTACGGTGGGCCATGCCCAGCGTGTTGCGCAGTTGACTGTTGCGATAGCCCGCAGACTGGGCATGCGCGGCAGGATACTCGAGCGCATCGAGTATGCCGCTTTATTGATGGACATAGGCAAAGCAAATGTACCGCAGGCGATCTTGAACAAAAAGGATCCGCTCACCGCCGAGGAGTGGGATATGGTCAAGAGTCACCCTGCCATGGGCGCTGAAATGGTAGCTGCGGTTCCGTTTCTAACAGACCTGGAGCGATACATCTTGCATCACCATGAGTATTGGGACGGTTCCGGCTACCCGGAAGGTCTACGGGGTGAAGACATACCTCTTCCGAGCAGGATTCTGGCAGTAGCATCGGACTATGACGCGATGATCTCTGAAAGGCCGTATCACCCGGTGCCGATGACCCGCGAGGAGGCTCTGGCTGAGATCAAGCGTCACAGCGGCACAAAATACGCACCCGACGTGGCCGAAGCGTTTGTTCAGATGCAGAGTGAGCGAGAATCGTCCATGAAGCTTCCGGCTTCATCACTGTAG
- a CDS encoding HD domain-containing protein codes for MSNQMRYYIAVCASLFIMAAALTVIVYYKTPIIGNPWSGVAWFSIAIALAEFLAVYVDQEKGYIVSPSCPLFWAAICVLGPFPAVICAIITGLAVSLSKHISHIVIERIDEKSLSHFLNSKRKILPRLFIRFLHSLISYMKDLAGQLRSKNSFWADIVMHFQFISCLVLFVAPAGLAYYYVGGQNLTATGSDFSTINNFLLPFIALVTVSVFTDVFTTIPIVVAVNIPDGRASFREIILSAKLIAVEMFVPLVKPQLFLSVVALSLAYLYANLHLLGFLVAATPVIALRDFFNQWVAEREAYVGTITTLATYMQHYHPYTRGHLKRVADLSERLARELNLPIESIRFIGTAGMLHDIGKIGVSEEILDKTGKLTDDEWQQIKEHPVKGAEIISHLEFLDSIVDWIKYHHKWYNGSGYPVTNGNGSSIPLEAMIIATVDAFDAMTDDRELTLAWKCDSCGYVPADGQRPDICPVCGAPKRRTYREPKTLDAAIDELRRGSGSQFDPTVVKAFLTMIDRDGVKTNV; via the coding sequence ATGAGCAATCAGATGAGGTATTACATAGCAGTATGTGCGTCATTGTTCATAATGGCTGCCGCACTTACTGTTATTGTATATTACAAGACACCAATAATCGGAAACCCTTGGTCAGGTGTTGCATGGTTTTCTATTGCGATCGCTCTGGCAGAATTTTTGGCGGTGTATGTTGACCAGGAGAAGGGTTATATTGTTTCGCCAAGCTGCCCATTATTTTGGGCAGCAATATGTGTGCTTGGGCCATTTCCTGCAGTAATATGTGCCATTATAACTGGTCTTGCCGTTTCCCTGAGTAAACATATTTCCCATATTGTGATCGAGCGTATTGACGAAAAGAGCCTCTCACATTTTCTCAATAGCAAGCGCAAAATCCTACCTCGTTTGTTCATCAGGTTCTTGCATTCACTTATTTCCTATATGAAGGATTTGGCTGGTCAGCTTCGATCAAAGAATTCATTCTGGGCAGATATTGTAATGCATTTTCAGTTTATTAGCTGCCTGGTACTGTTTGTTGCTCCCGCTGGTTTGGCTTATTATTATGTCGGCGGACAAAACTTAACTGCCACAGGTTCTGATTTTTCAACTATTAATAATTTTCTATTGCCTTTTATTGCGCTCGTAACTGTGTCTGTTTTTACAGATGTATTTACAACAATACCTATAGTGGTCGCTGTAAACATACCTGACGGTAGAGCATCTTTCCGCGAGATAATTCTCAGTGCAAAATTAATAGCGGTGGAAATGTTCGTTCCGCTTGTCAAGCCCCAGCTTTTCCTGAGTGTCGTGGCTCTCTCTCTAGCCTATCTGTATGCCAATCTGCACCTGCTTGGTTTCCTGGTAGCTGCCACACCGGTGATAGCTCTGAGGGACTTTTTCAATCAGTGGGTAGCTGAGCGTGAGGCATACGTAGGCACAATCACGACCCTAGCGACCTACATGCAGCACTATCACCCGTACACCAGAGGACATCTGAAGCGTGTAGCCGACTTATCGGAGAGGCTTGCGCGGGAGCTGAATTTGCCCATTGAGAGCATACGGTTTATCGGCACAGCAGGCATGCTTCATGACATCGGCAAAATCGGTGTAAGCGAGGAGATTCTGGATAAGACCGGCAAGCTCACTGATGACGAGTGGCAGCAGATCAAGGAGCACCCAGTCAAGGGCGCCGAGATCATCAGCCATCTGGAGTTCCTGGACTCGATAGTGGACTGGATCAAGTATCACCACAAGTGGTATAACGGCAGCGGTTACCCGGTCACGAATGGAAATGGTTCATCAATCCCTCTTGAGGCGATGATAATAGCGACTGTGGATGCGTTTGACGCCATGACTGACGATCGCGAGCTGACTCTGGCATGGAAGTGTGACTCGTGCGGTTATGTGCCCGCTGATGGTCAGCGTCCCGACATATGCCCGGTCTGCGGCGCGCCCAAGCGCAGAACATATCGTGAACCGAAGACTCTGGATGCTGCGATTGACGAACTCAGGCGTGGTTCGGGCAGTCAGTTTGACCCGACGGTAGTGAAGGCATTTTTGACAATGATCGACCGGGACGGGGTGAAGACAAATGTCTAA